A single genomic interval of Malania oleifera isolate guangnan ecotype guangnan chromosome 11, ASM2987363v1, whole genome shotgun sequence harbors:
- the LOC131167522 gene encoding anthocyanidin 3-O-glucosyltransferase 2-like, giving the protein MIGHLVSTVELANLLVDRDDRLSVTVLLMKLPSDPNSTTYINSLAAAPDSSSSSAEAVTGRIRFVILPQEDSVLELLQSSTSPNTFFSAFVDYHKTRVREAVARLTESDNSVRLAGFVVDLFCTPMMDIADEFGVPSYVFLTSGAAFLGLLFHLQVLHDEHGVDVTEFRDSGAELAVPSFANPVPAKVLPSIAMDKEEGGSNFSLTVTRRFRKAKGIMINTFAELESHALDSFLSYGKKIPPIYPVGPILNRKAKISRDATEIMMWLDKQPPRSVVFMCFGSKGSFDKDQIREIAHGLELSRCRFLWSLRRPSMKDHFGLSSEYSNLTEVLPEGFLERTNEIGRVVGWTPQMAVLSHVAIRGFMSHCGWNSILESMRWGVPIATWPMHAEQQLNAFEVVRELGLGVEVTLDYTMGSVGVVMNGEDMERGIRGLLEDDDEMREKVWGMREKSQNAIREGGSSWSSLERFIHDVMSIK; this is encoded by the coding sequence ATGATAGGCCACCTCGTCTCGACGGTGGAGCTGGCAAATCTCCTCGTCGATCGCGACGATCGACTCTCTGTCACCGTTCTCCTCATGAAGTTGCCCTCCGATCCCAACTCTACCACTTACATTAACTCCCTCGCAGCGGCACCCgattcctcctcctcctccgccGAAGCCGTGACCGGCCGCATCCGGTTCGTCATCCTTCCTCAGGAGGACTCAGTCCTAGAGCTACTGCAATCTTCCACTTCCCCCAACACATTCTTCTCCGCTTTCGTGGACTACCACAAAACCCGAGTCCGAGAGGCCGTGGCCCGACTCACTGAGTCAGACAACTCGGTCCGACTCGCCGGGTTCGTCGTAGATCTGTTCTGCACCCCCATGATGGACATAGCCGACGAGTTCGGCGTCCCTTCCTACGTCTTCCTCACCTCTGGCGCGGCTTTTCTCGGTCTCCTGTTCCATCTCCAGGTCTTACACGACGAGCACGGCGTGGATGTTACTGAGTTCAGGGACTCGGGCGCTGAGTTGGCGGTTCCGAGTTTCGCGAACCCGGTTCCCGCCAAAGTCTTGCCTTCCATTGCAATGGACAAAGAGGAAGGTGGGTCCAATTTTTCATTGACCGTTACAAGACGATTTAGAAAAGCAAAGGGCATTATGATTAATACATTTGCGGAGCTAGAATCTCATGCTCTCGACTCCTTTTTGAGCTACGGCAAAAAGATCCCACCTATCTATCCTGTGGGACCCATTCTCAATCGAAAGGCTAAGATTAGTCGTGATGCAACTGAGATCATGATGTGGCTTGATAAACAACCTCCAAGGTCAGTGGTGTTTATGTGCTTCGGCAGCAAAGGGAGCTTTGATAAGGACCAGATTCGAGAGATAGCGCATGGGCTTGAGCTTAGCCGATGCAGGTTCTTGTGGTCATTACGTCGGCCATCGATGAAAGACCACTTTGGACTTTCTAGTGAGTATTCAAATCTAACAGAGGTGCTGCCCGAAGGGTTCTTGGAACGAACGAATGAGATTGGGAGGGTAGTGGGATGGACCCCACAGATGGCAGTCTTATCCCACGTGGCCATTAGAGGGTTCATGTCGCATTGCGGGTGGAACTCCATATTAGAGAGCATGCGATGGGGAGTGCCAATTGCCACATGGCCGATGCACGCAGAACAACAACTGAATGCATTTGAGGTGGTGAGGGAGCTAGGATTGGGCGTGGAAGTCACACTAGATTACACAATGGGAAGCGTGGGGGTTGTCATGAATGGAGAGGACATGGAGAGAGGGATCAGGGGGTTGTTGGAGGATGATGATGAGATGCGGGAGAAAGTGTGGGGAATGAGAGAGAAGTCCCAAAATGCCATAAGGGAAGGTGGGTCCTCCTGGTCTTCACTAGAACGCTTCATTCATGATGTTATGTCTATCAAATGA